In one window of Toxotes jaculatrix isolate fToxJac2 chromosome 10, fToxJac2.pri, whole genome shotgun sequence DNA:
- the arl9 gene encoding ADP-ribosylation factor-like protein 9, whose product MFGLREAGVLGASVVLAGGVAYLIWNYTSSSGQKKPVNRSGQGGVSPRGEGEGKKKKEEEEEQRRREEATTEQTVVAAAAAPVAAAKAPQSAESRPAESGGTQVLVLGLDGAGKTSLLHCLATGSLEQDMQPTQGFNAVSISREDLHIEFLEIGGKEELRPYWKKYTSKALLLVFVVDSSDPQLFPVAKKHLHELLASDPRLPLMVLANKQDLPGACSITDLHDSLSLSEVGERKLFLIGTHVKKGEAELSSGVQDARDLIIQMVCEGR is encoded by the exons TCCGTCGTTCTAGCGGGAGGAGTCGCTTATCTTATCTGGAACTACACGTCCTCCTCCGGGCAGAAGAAGCCTGTAAACCGGAGCGGACAGGGCGGTGTAAGTCCCAGAGGGGAAGgagaagggaagaagaagaaggaggaggaggaggagcagcggaggagagaggaagctaCAACCGAACAAACTGTTGTAGCCGCCGCTGCTGCGCCCGTCGCTGCTGCCAAAGCTCCACAATCTGCAGAG TCCAGGCCTGCGGAGTCAGGAGGGACACAGGTTCTGGTTCTGGGTCTGGATGGAGCCGGTAAAACCAGTTTGCTGCACTGTTTGGCCACGGGCAGCCTGGAGCAGGACATGCAGCCGACGCAGGGCTTCAACGCCGTGTCCATCAGCAGAGAGGACCTGCACATCGAGTTCCTGGAAA TTGGTGGTAAAGAGGAGCTGCGACCATACTGGAAGAAGTACACGTCCAAGGCTCTTCTGCTGGTGTTCGTGGTCGACTCCTCCGACCCACAGCTCTTCCCAGTGGCTAAGAAACATTTACATGAGCTGCTGGCGTCTGACCCCCGCCTGCCTTTGATGGTGCTGGCCAACAAACAG GATCTTCCAGGCGCCTGCAGCATCACTGACCTCCATgactctctgtccctgtctgagGTCGGAGAACGCAAGTTGTTCCTCATCGGTACCCATGTGAAGAAGGGCGAGGCGGAGCTGAGCTCAGGCGTTCAGGACGCTCGTGACCTGATCATCCAGATGGTTTGTGAGGGCAGATAA